One window of Sinorhizobium numidicum genomic DNA carries:
- a CDS encoding LOG family protein, translating to MARMKKRALRRKGGVWDPLADSTQSKLRASTVPLTPQSASPTYRLAYIDDDFLCREELRPVRLQLELLKTEMMLEERGINSTVVMFGGARIPEPGGEAWAAKNDIQRKNLEAASVYYDEARKFARLCSEQSAKRGYKEYVIVTGGGPGVMEAGNRGAADAGAPSIGLNIVLPHEQAPNRFVTPELSFNFHYFAIRKMHFLLRAKAVTVFPGGFGTLDELFETMTLMQTGRLALVPLILFGEKFWRSIINFEALAEFGTIAPNDVDLVHFVETAEEAWEIIAGFYETVDPRSVPMASGRR from the coding sequence ATGGCACGCATGAAGAAGCGCGCTCTGCGCCGCAAGGGTGGGGTCTGGGATCCGCTGGCAGACAGCACGCAGAGCAAGCTGCGCGCATCGACCGTGCCGTTGACGCCGCAATCGGCCTCGCCGACTTACCGTCTCGCCTATATCGACGATGATTTTCTGTGCCGCGAAGAGCTGCGGCCGGTCCGCCTGCAGCTTGAATTGCTGAAGACGGAGATGATGCTCGAGGAGCGCGGCATCAACTCGACGGTCGTGATGTTCGGCGGCGCGCGCATTCCCGAACCGGGCGGCGAGGCCTGGGCGGCCAAGAACGATATCCAACGGAAGAATCTGGAGGCCGCGTCCGTCTATTATGACGAGGCACGCAAGTTCGCCCGGCTCTGCTCCGAGCAATCGGCCAAGCGCGGGTACAAGGAATATGTCATCGTTACCGGCGGCGGCCCGGGCGTCATGGAAGCGGGAAACCGGGGCGCCGCGGATGCCGGTGCGCCGTCGATCGGCCTCAACATCGTCCTGCCGCATGAGCAGGCGCCGAATCGTTTCGTGACGCCGGAGCTCTCCTTCAACTTCCACTATTTCGCCATTCGCAAGATGCATTTCCTCTTGCGCGCCAAGGCGGTAACCGTTTTCCCGGGCGGCTTCGGCACGCTCGACGAATTGTTCGAAACCATGACGTTGATGCAGACCGGCCGCCTAGCACTGGTGCCGCTCATTCTCTTCGGCGAGAAGTTCTGGCGCTCGATCATCAATTTCGAAGCCCTGGCCGAATTCGGCACCATCGCGCCGAACGATGTCGATCTCGTGCATTTCGTCGAAACCGCGGAAGAGGCCTGGGAGATCATCGCCGGCTTCTACGAAACTGTCGACCCGCGCTCGGTACCGATGGCGTCCGGCAGGCGATAG
- a CDS encoding efflux RND transporter permease subunit — protein MNFSRFFVDRPVFAGVLSVLIFVSGLIGMTGLPISEYPEVVPPQIVVRAQYPGANPSVIAETVATPLEEQINGVEGMLYMQSQATADGLMTLTVTFELGTDPDQAQQLVQNRVSQAEPRLPEEVRRLGVTTVKSSPDLTLVVHLISPNGQYDINYLRNYGVLNVKDRLARVDGVGQVQIFGGGDYSMRVWIDPQKAAERGLAASDIANAVRQQNVQAAAGVIGASPSVPGLDLQLSVNAQGRLKTPEDFADIVVKSGAGGEITRLGDVARVEMGAADYSLRSLLDNKAAVGMGVFQAPGSNAIQISENVHKVMAELKQTMPAGVDYEIVYDTTQFVRASIESVIHTLLEAIALVVLVVIVFLQTWRASIIPLVAVPVSIVGTFAVMYVFGFSINALSLFGLVLAIGIVVDDAIVVVENVERNIGQGLSPVQATYRAMQEVSGPIIAIALVLVAVFVPLAFITGLTGQFYRQFALTIAISTVISALNSLTLSPALAALLLRDHHAPKDLLTRAMDKVFGWFFRGFNRFFGRSSEAYGRGVGGILSRKSLIMGVYIVLIGVTFVLFRAVPGGFVPAQDKQYLIGFAQLPDAATLDRSEDVIRRMSDIALKHPGVEHAIAFPGLSINGFTNSSNSGIVFVSLKPFEERTTPELSGGAIAMQLNQEFGAIQDAFIAMFPPPPVQGLGTTGGFKLQIEDRNGLGYRALDEAAKAVLAKAAEAPELAGLYSSYQINVPQLFADLDRTKARQLGVAVTDVFETLQIYLGSLYVNDFNAFGRTYSVRIQADADYRSHADDIGKLKVRSQSGEMIPLSALLKVEQTVGAERAIRYNGFLAADINGGPAPGYSSGQAQAAIERISAETLPPGISFEWTDLTYQQILAGNSGILIFPLALLLVYLVLAAQYESLLLPISIILIVPMGIMAALTGVWLTGGDNNVFTQIGLIVLVGLSAKNAILIVEFARELELSGSSAVSAAIEASRLRLRPILMTSMAFIMGVVPLVTSTGAGAEMRSAMGVAVFAGMIGVTAFGIFMTPVFYVLIRKLSGERPLKHAGAHIEAPHLAPGE, from the coding sequence ATGAACTTCTCACGCTTCTTCGTTGACCGCCCGGTCTTCGCGGGCGTTCTCTCGGTATTGATCTTCGTTTCAGGGCTCATCGGCATGACCGGTCTGCCCATCTCCGAATATCCCGAAGTCGTGCCGCCGCAGATCGTCGTGCGCGCTCAATATCCCGGCGCCAACCCGTCGGTGATCGCCGAAACCGTCGCGACACCGCTCGAAGAGCAGATCAACGGCGTCGAAGGCATGCTCTATATGCAGAGCCAGGCGACCGCCGACGGTCTGATGACGCTGACCGTCACCTTCGAGCTCGGCACCGATCCGGACCAGGCCCAGCAGCTCGTGCAGAACCGCGTCTCGCAGGCCGAGCCGCGGCTGCCGGAAGAGGTTCGCCGATTGGGCGTCACGACAGTGAAGAGCTCGCCCGACCTGACGCTCGTCGTGCATCTGATTTCGCCGAACGGACAGTACGACATCAATTATCTGCGCAACTACGGCGTTCTCAACGTCAAGGACCGGCTGGCCCGCGTCGATGGGGTCGGCCAGGTGCAGATCTTCGGCGGCGGCGACTATTCGATGCGCGTCTGGATCGACCCGCAAAAAGCCGCCGAGCGCGGTCTTGCCGCAAGCGACATCGCCAACGCCGTCCGCCAGCAGAATGTCCAGGCAGCCGCCGGCGTCATCGGCGCCTCGCCATCGGTTCCGGGGCTCGATCTGCAACTCTCCGTCAATGCGCAGGGCCGCCTGAAAACGCCCGAAGACTTTGCCGATATCGTCGTCAAATCCGGCGCCGGTGGCGAGATCACGCGTCTCGGCGACGTCGCCCGCGTCGAAATGGGGGCGGCGGACTACTCGCTGCGCTCGCTGCTGGACAACAAGGCGGCCGTCGGCATGGGCGTCTTCCAGGCCCCAGGCTCGAACGCCATCCAGATCTCCGAAAACGTGCACAAGGTGATGGCCGAGCTGAAGCAGACCATGCCGGCCGGCGTGGACTACGAGATCGTCTACGACACGACACAGTTCGTCAGAGCGTCGATCGAATCGGTCATTCACACGCTGCTCGAAGCGATCGCGCTGGTGGTCCTCGTCGTCATCGTTTTCCTGCAGACCTGGCGCGCCTCGATCATCCCGCTCGTTGCCGTGCCCGTCTCGATCGTCGGAACATTTGCGGTGATGTACGTCTTCGGCTTCTCGATCAACGCGCTCAGCCTCTTCGGCCTGGTGCTGGCGATCGGCATCGTGGTGGACGACGCCATCGTCGTCGTCGAGAACGTCGAGCGCAACATCGGGCAGGGCCTTTCGCCCGTGCAGGCGACCTATCGCGCCATGCAGGAGGTCTCCGGCCCCATCATCGCGATCGCGCTCGTGCTGGTCGCCGTCTTCGTGCCGCTCGCTTTCATCACCGGCCTCACCGGCCAGTTCTACCGCCAGTTCGCGCTGACCATCGCGATCTCGACGGTGATTTCCGCTCTCAACTCGCTGACGCTCTCGCCGGCGCTCGCCGCCCTTCTCCTCAGGGATCACCACGCGCCGAAGGACCTCTTGACGCGGGCGATGGATAAGGTCTTCGGCTGGTTCTTCCGCGGCTTCAACCGCTTCTTCGGACGCAGCTCGGAAGCCTACGGTCGGGGCGTCGGCGGCATCCTGTCGCGCAAGTCGCTGATCATGGGCGTCTACATCGTCCTCATCGGCGTAACGTTCGTCCTGTTCCGCGCCGTCCCCGGCGGATTCGTACCGGCCCAGGACAAGCAGTATCTGATCGGTTTTGCGCAACTGCCGGATGCGGCGACGCTCGACCGTTCGGAGGACGTGATCCGGCGCATGAGCGACATCGCGCTCAAGCACCCTGGCGTCGAGCACGCCATCGCCTTCCCCGGCCTTTCGATCAACGGGTTCACCAACTCGTCGAACTCCGGCATCGTCTTCGTATCGCTGAAGCCGTTCGAGGAGCGCACGACGCCGGAACTCTCCGGCGGCGCGATCGCCATGCAACTCAACCAAGAGTTCGGCGCGATCCAGGATGCGTTCATCGCCATGTTCCCGCCGCCGCCCGTTCAGGGTCTCGGCACTACCGGCGGTTTCAAGCTGCAGATCGAAGATCGCAACGGCCTCGGCTATCGGGCGCTCGATGAGGCGGCCAAGGCCGTCCTGGCGAAGGCGGCTGAAGCGCCGGAGCTCGCCGGCCTCTATTCGAGCTACCAGATCAACGTGCCGCAGCTCTTCGCCGACCTTGACCGCACCAAGGCGCGCCAGCTCGGCGTGGCGGTCACGGACGTGTTCGAAACGCTGCAGATCTATCTGGGCTCGCTCTACGTCAACGACTTCAATGCCTTCGGCCGCACCTACAGTGTGCGCATCCAGGCCGATGCGGACTATCGCAGCCATGCCGACGACATCGGCAAGCTGAAGGTGCGTTCGCAATCGGGCGAGATGATCCCGCTGTCGGCACTGCTCAAAGTCGAGCAGACGGTGGGCGCCGAGCGAGCGATCCGCTACAACGGCTTCCTCGCCGCCGACATCAACGGCGGGCCGGCACCGGGCTATTCCTCCGGTCAGGCGCAGGCCGCCATCGAACGGATCTCCGCCGAGACGCTGCCGCCCGGCATCAGCTTCGAATGGACGGATCTGACCTACCAGCAGATCCTCGCCGGCAACTCGGGCATCCTCATCTTCCCGCTGGCGCTGCTGCTCGTCTATCTCGTGCTCGCCGCCCAGTATGAAAGCCTGTTGCTGCCGATCTCGATCATCCTGATCGTACCGATGGGCATCATGGCGGCGCTCACCGGCGTGTGGCTGACCGGCGGGGACAACAACGTGTTCACCCAGATCGGCCTGATCGTGCTCGTCGGCCTTTCGGCGAAGAACGCGATCCTGATCGTCGAGTTCGCCCGCGAACTCGAGCTTTCCGGCAGCAGCGCCGTCAGCGCCGCGATCGAAGCGAGCCGGCTGCGTCTGCGTCCGATCCTGATGACCTCCATGGCCTTCATCATGGGCGTCGTGCCGCTCGTCACGTCGACCGGCGCGGGCGCGGAAATGCGTTCGGCCATGGGCGTCGCGGTCTTTGCGGGCATGATCGGCGTCACCGCCTTCGGCATTTTCATGACGCCGGTGTTCTACGTGCTGATCCGAAAGCTTTCCGGCGAGCGGCCGCTAAAGCACGCAGGAGCACATATCGAAGCGCCTCATCTCGCACCCGGCGAATAG
- a CDS encoding alpha/beta hydrolase: MNTHFTEETIGTSQGSCRARVYRGASLLAPPPIVLHLHGGGFVGESVAAGEKVANALAVAGAIVISPEYPSACLNPFPAALEASYAMLASMRSRCPQFAHKKSMLFVAGEEAGGNLAAGLALMARDQFLTELKGQILLSPLLDPCLATPSFRKYCPQSSVQSIAEGWQQYLGERSGLTHPYAAPGHCTRLGGLVPALVITSEECPMRDETKAYAERLRAAGVPVEIHVLPGRAAWIPANAAQENWPSQEKTISGIFSRFFQETGAKPKQQ, from the coding sequence ATGAACACGCATTTTACGGAAGAGACGATTGGGACGAGTCAGGGTTCGTGCCGCGCGCGCGTCTACCGTGGCGCGTCGCTGCTCGCGCCGCCGCCGATCGTGCTTCACCTCCATGGCGGAGGCTTCGTCGGGGAGTCGGTCGCAGCAGGGGAAAAGGTCGCCAATGCGCTTGCCGTTGCGGGTGCTATCGTCATATCGCCGGAATATCCCTCCGCATGCCTAAACCCGTTTCCGGCGGCACTCGAGGCGTCCTACGCGATGCTCGCTTCGATGCGCAGCCGCTGTCCGCAGTTCGCGCATAAAAAGTCCATGCTGTTCGTCGCCGGCGAGGAAGCGGGCGGCAATCTTGCAGCCGGCCTGGCACTGATGGCGCGGGACCAGTTCCTGACTGAACTCAAAGGGCAGATCTTGTTGTCGCCGCTGCTCGATCCGTGCCTGGCAACGCCATCGTTCCGTAAGTACTGTCCGCAGAGTTCGGTCCAGTCGATCGCCGAGGGCTGGCAGCAGTATCTCGGGGAGCGAAGCGGGTTGACCCACCCCTATGCGGCGCCCGGCCATTGCACACGTCTCGGCGGGCTCGTTCCGGCGCTCGTCATCACCAGCGAGGAATGTCCGATGCGCGACGAGACAAAGGCCTATGCCGAGCGCCTGCGCGCGGCCGGCGTTCCGGTGGAGATACACGTCCTGCCCGGACGCGCCGCCTGGATCCCGGCGAATGCCGCCCAGGAGAACTGGCCTTCACAGGAAAAAACCATTTCCGGCATTTTCTCCCGCTTCTTTCAGGAGACGGGGGCAAAGCCAAAGCAGCAGTAA
- a CDS encoding DUF805 domain-containing protein, which translates to MAEEGRQPSMTWLFFSPSGRIGRLPFLLSWLFWFVIGGIFLMQTLKNEEQDTALALWTLALIVSGVLSTVSIAMLAIKRLHDIGYPGPLALCLFIPVLSPIVFVALCLWPGTQGENEYGRHRNGPGR; encoded by the coding sequence ATGGCGGAGGAGGGGCGGCAGCCGAGCATGACGTGGCTGTTCTTCAGCCCCTCCGGCCGCATCGGCCGCCTGCCCTTCCTGCTTTCCTGGCTGTTCTGGTTCGTGATCGGCGGCATTTTCCTCATGCAGACGCTGAAGAACGAGGAACAGGACACCGCGTTGGCGCTCTGGACGCTGGCGCTGATCGTTTCGGGTGTGCTTTCAACCGTCTCCATCGCCATGCTCGCCATCAAGCGACTGCATGACATCGGCTATCCGGGTCCGTTGGCGCTCTGCCTTTTCATTCCGGTGCTCAGCCCCATCGTTTTCGTCGCGCTCTGTCTCTGGCCTGGTACGCAAGGGGAGAACGAATACGGCAGGCACCGCAACGGCCCCGGCCGGTAA
- a CDS encoding DEAD/DEAH box helicase, whose protein sequence is MTEFEGIAPAIADALAKRGYSALTPVQKAMLDPALDGADALVSAQTGSGKTVAFGLALAPAMLGGARQLDAAGAPLALIIAPTRELALQVKRELEWLYEFAGATIASCVGGMDMRNERRSLERGAHIVVGTPGRLCDHIRRNSLDISALSAVVLDEADEMLDLGFREDLEFILEAAPAERRTLMFSATVPRSIATLAKNYQRNAIRISTASEQKQHGDIEYRSLVVAPNDRENAIINVLRYYEARNAIVFCSTRAAVNHLTARFNNRGFSVVALSGELSQNERTHALQAMRDGRARVCIATDVAARGIDLPGLELVIHADLPTNPETLLHRSGRTGRAGQKGVSALIVPVNMRRKAERLLENARITATWAKPPSADEVASRDDERIIADATFDEPLREDEQAIVRALIDRHGAEKLAAAFVRQFRSGRSAPEDLADISPADDRRKARRDAPVSARDEIGAPRADFTDGTWFSLSVGRKQNAEPRWLIPMLCRHGKLTKRDIGAIRMQAEETYVELAAEGAERFLSAIGPNRTLEKGIRVKPLSGAPDFSQARQEKPDFAKKRPRPADAEPERENKDFSPKRKFEKKPAFAQDAQPGKRDEKPWSKKKGKSEAKKEGGGFKPKPKRNNAKNRQA, encoded by the coding sequence ATGACTGAGTTCGAAGGGATCGCGCCCGCGATCGCCGACGCGTTGGCAAAACGCGGTTACAGTGCATTGACGCCGGTTCAGAAGGCGATGCTCGACCCGGCGCTCGACGGCGCCGATGCGCTGGTTTCCGCGCAGACCGGCTCCGGCAAGACCGTGGCCTTCGGCCTAGCGCTCGCGCCGGCGATGCTTGGCGGCGCACGGCAACTCGACGCAGCGGGCGCGCCGCTGGCTCTGATCATTGCCCCGACCCGCGAATTGGCGCTGCAAGTCAAGCGCGAACTCGAATGGCTTTACGAATTCGCCGGCGCAACAATTGCCTCCTGCGTCGGCGGCATGGACATGCGCAACGAGCGGCGGTCGCTCGAACGCGGCGCGCATATCGTCGTCGGCACGCCGGGGCGGCTTTGCGACCACATCCGACGGAACTCGCTCGACATCTCGGCGCTCAGCGCCGTCGTGCTGGACGAGGCGGACGAGATGCTCGATCTCGGCTTCCGCGAAGACCTGGAGTTCATTCTCGAAGCGGCGCCGGCCGAACGCCGCACGCTGATGTTTTCGGCGACCGTGCCGCGCTCGATCGCAACGCTTGCCAAGAACTATCAACGCAATGCCATTCGGATCAGCACGGCATCCGAACAGAAGCAGCACGGCGACATCGAGTACCGCTCCCTCGTCGTTGCGCCAAACGATCGCGAGAACGCCATCATCAATGTTCTTCGCTACTACGAGGCGAGGAATGCAATCGTCTTCTGTTCGACTCGCGCCGCCGTCAATCATCTCACCGCCCGCTTCAACAATCGCGGCTTTTCCGTTGTCGCGCTTTCGGGCGAGCTCAGCCAGAACGAGCGCACGCATGCGCTGCAGGCGATGCGCGACGGCCGCGCCCGCGTTTGCATCGCCACCGACGTTGCAGCACGCGGTATCGACCTGCCCGGACTGGAACTCGTGATCCACGCCGATCTGCCGACCAATCCCGAGACGCTGCTCCATCGCAGCGGGCGCACGGGGCGCGCGGGCCAAAAGGGCGTCAGCGCACTGATCGTGCCTGTCAATATGCGTCGCAAGGCCGAGCGGTTGCTGGAAAACGCCCGCATCACCGCGACTTGGGCCAAGCCACCGTCGGCGGATGAGGTTGCAAGCCGCGACGACGAGCGCATCATCGCCGATGCGACCTTCGACGAGCCGCTGCGCGAAGACGAACAGGCAATCGTGCGTGCGCTGATCGACCGCCATGGCGCGGAAAAGCTCGCCGCCGCTTTCGTGCGACAGTTCCGTTCCGGCCGCTCGGCACCGGAGGATCTGGCGGACATTTCGCCTGCCGACGATCGGAGAAAGGCGCGGCGCGACGCGCCGGTCTCCGCCCGCGACGAGATTGGCGCGCCGCGCGCAGATTTCACCGACGGCACCTGGTTCTCGCTCTCCGTCGGGCGCAAGCAGAATGCCGAGCCACGCTGGCTCATTCCCATGCTCTGCCGCCATGGAAAGCTGACCAAGCGCGATATCGGCGCGATCCGCATGCAAGCGGAAGAGACCTATGTCGAATTGGCAGCAGAGGGTGCGGAGCGTTTCCTCTCGGCGATCGGGCCGAACCGGACACTGGAAAAGGGCATTCGCGTCAAGCCACTTTCGGGTGCTCCCGATTTTTCTCAGGCGCGGCAGGAGAAGCCGGATTTCGCAAAGAAGCGGCCACGGCCGGCGGACGCCGAACCCGAGCGCGAGAACAAAGATTTCAGTCCGAAGCGCAAGTTTGAAAAGAAGCCTGCCTTCGCTCAGGATGCGCAACCCGGAAAACGGGACGAGAAGCCCTGGAGCAAGAAGAAGGGAAAATCCGAGGCGAAGAAAGAGGGCGGCGGCTTCAAGCCGAAGCCCAAGCGCAACAACGCGAAAAACCGGCAGGCCTGA
- a CDS encoding winged helix-turn-helix transcriptional regulator, whose protein sequence is MLIISALEAGPMRNATLMRKLGDVSQKMLTQTLKELERNGLVIREDKQTVPPHVEYRLSPVGRSLSETLVVLDRWAETHFGELDAARERYDAERSR, encoded by the coding sequence ATGCTGATCATCTCTGCCCTGGAGGCGGGCCCGATGCGCAACGCCACGCTCATGCGCAAACTGGGCGACGTGTCGCAGAAGATGCTGACGCAGACCCTAAAAGAGTTGGAACGCAATGGCCTCGTCATCCGCGAGGACAAACAGACCGTGCCGCCGCATGTCGAATATCGGCTCAGCCCCGTCGGACGATCGCTGAGCGAAACCCTGGTCGTGCTCGACCGCTGGGCCGAGACGCATTTCGGCGAGCTCGACGCCGCGCGCGAGCGCTATGATGCCGAACGGAGCAGGTGA
- a CDS encoding LysR family transcriptional regulator gives MDQLTAMRAFLRVVETGNFTRASASLNMPKATVTNLIQGLEAHLRTKLLNRTTRRVLVTPDGALYYERAARLLSDLDELDGSLSSAQSLPKGRLRVETASAFANLIIIPALPEFNRKYPDIQIDLGVSDRTIDYIAENVDCAIRAGTLTDQSLIARRITEMRFVACVSPVFLERHATPQHPSDLEKNCYVVGYFLPKTGQQMPFHFRRGNEEIEVNGRYTVAANESTTYLAAARAGLGVIQAPLFMVRDDLRTGALVPVLADWQVDAMPIYLVYPPNRHLSSRLRVFADWVVKVVAQSQIDGN, from the coding sequence ATGGACCAGCTCACGGCCATGCGCGCCTTTCTTCGAGTGGTGGAAACCGGCAACTTCACGCGGGCCTCTGCCTCGCTCAACATGCCGAAGGCGACTGTCACCAACCTCATTCAGGGTTTGGAGGCGCATCTCAGGACGAAGTTGCTCAACCGCACGACGCGGCGGGTTCTGGTGACCCCGGACGGCGCACTCTATTATGAGCGTGCCGCCCGCCTTCTCTCCGACCTTGACGAATTGGATGGCAGTCTCTCGAGCGCGCAAAGCCTGCCGAAAGGGCGGCTGCGCGTTGAAACCGCGAGCGCGTTTGCCAACCTGATCATCATTCCCGCGCTGCCCGAGTTCAACAGGAAGTATCCCGATATCCAGATCGATCTCGGTGTTTCCGACCGCACGATCGACTATATCGCGGAGAACGTCGATTGCGCCATCCGTGCCGGCACGCTGACGGACCAGTCGCTGATCGCCCGGCGCATCACGGAGATGAGATTCGTCGCCTGTGTCTCGCCGGTCTTTCTTGAGCGGCATGCAACGCCGCAGCATCCCTCCGACCTCGAGAAAAACTGCTACGTCGTCGGCTATTTCCTGCCGAAAACCGGCCAGCAGATGCCCTTCCATTTCCGGCGTGGAAACGAGGAGATCGAGGTCAACGGCCGCTACACCGTCGCGGCAAACGAGTCGACGACCTATCTTGCCGCCGCGCGGGCGGGACTCGGCGTCATCCAGGCGCCGCTCTTCATGGTGCGCGACGACCTTCGCACCGGAGCCTTGGTTCCGGTCCTGGCGGATTGGCAGGTCGATGCGATGCCGATCTATCTGGTCTATCCGCCGAACCGTCACCTGAGCAGCCGCTTGCGCGTCTTTGCCGACTGGGTGGTCAAGGTGGTGGCGCAGTCGCAAATCGATGGCAATTGA
- the dapD gene encoding 2,3,4,5-tetrahydropyridine-2,6-dicarboxylate N-succinyltransferase codes for MTNHDLASLSQTIETAFEDREAVNTGTRGAVRDAVEAALNLLDSGKVRVAERGADGTWTVNQWLKKAVLLSFRLNPMELIRGGPGDSVWWDKVPSKFDGWSVNEFEKAGFRAVPNCVVRRSAYIAPNAVLMPSFVNLGAYVGEGTMVDTWATVGSCAQIGKNVHLSGGVGIGGVLEPMQAGPTIIEDNCFIGARSEVVEGCIVREGSVLGMGVFIGKSTKIVDRATGEVTYGEVPPYSVVVAGSMPSASTMANGQPAPNLYCAVIVKRVDEKTRSKTGINELLRD; via the coding sequence ATGACGAACCACGATCTCGCCTCCCTGTCGCAGACGATCGAGACCGCCTTTGAAGATCGCGAAGCCGTCAATACCGGCACCCGCGGAGCGGTTCGCGACGCCGTCGAAGCGGCGCTGAACCTGCTCGACAGCGGCAAAGTGCGTGTTGCCGAGCGCGGCGCGGACGGGACCTGGACTGTCAATCAATGGCTTAAGAAAGCCGTGCTCCTCTCCTTCCGGCTGAACCCGATGGAACTCATCAGGGGCGGCCCCGGCGACTCGGTCTGGTGGGACAAGGTTCCCTCCAAATTCGATGGCTGGAGCGTCAACGAATTCGAAAAGGCAGGTTTCCGCGCCGTGCCGAACTGTGTCGTGCGCCGTTCGGCCTATATCGCTCCTAACGCGGTCCTGATGCCGTCCTTCGTCAATCTCGGCGCCTATGTCGGCGAAGGAACGATGGTCGACACCTGGGCGACCGTCGGCTCCTGCGCGCAGATCGGCAAGAACGTACACCTTTCCGGCGGCGTCGGCATCGGTGGCGTGCTGGAGCCCATGCAGGCCGGTCCGACGATCATCGAGGACAATTGCTTCATCGGCGCGCGCTCCGAAGTGGTCGAAGGCTGCATCGTTCGCGAGGGCTCGGTTCTCGGCATGGGCGTCTTCATCGGCAAGTCGACCAAGATCGTCGATCGCGCGACGGGCGAAGTGACGTACGGAGAAGTGCCTCCGTATTCCGTCGTCGTCGCCGGCTCCATGCCATCGGCTTCGACCATGGCCAATGGCCAGCCGGCCCCGAACCTTTATTGCGCCGTGATCGTCAAGCGCGTCGATGAAAAGACTCGTTCGAAGACAGGCATCAACGAGCTGCTCAGAGATTGA
- a CDS encoding efflux RND transporter periplasmic adaptor subunit, with protein sequence MTSTATRRVLWGAGLSIFMSVAGGAAVFLGVPNPFEADAATETVAAPPAVPVSVAKAESRRITTWENFSGRLEAIERVEVRPRVGGAILSAHFREGALVKKGDLLVTIDPEPYAATVERAEAEVAAAEARVALAKTELERGRKLVTTSAIPQSGVDQRLSAYDEAQANVRSAKAALRSARLDLQYTEVHAPITGRVGKLEVTAGNLVSAGSASPVLTTIVSIDPIYASFNVSEEVVAAALAKLSASADADSIERIPVQIGTAADEGTPINGHIQLINNEVDATTGTIRVRAALDNADGRLIPGQFVRIRIGDPEPSEKLVISDRAIGSDQDKKFVLVVGSDNKVEYRQVTLGPTADGLRIVETGLKSGESIVVNGLQRVRPGVVVAPQPVEQATASIAKP encoded by the coding sequence ATGACATCGACCGCTACCCGCCGGGTCCTTTGGGGCGCCGGCTTAAGTATCTTTATGTCCGTCGCCGGTGGGGCCGCCGTCTTCCTCGGCGTGCCCAATCCTTTCGAGGCCGACGCCGCAACCGAGACAGTTGCGGCACCGCCCGCCGTTCCCGTTTCCGTGGCGAAGGCGGAATCACGCCGGATCACCACCTGGGAGAACTTCTCCGGACGGCTCGAGGCAATCGAGCGCGTCGAGGTTCGCCCCCGCGTCGGCGGCGCAATCCTCAGCGCGCATTTTCGTGAAGGTGCGTTGGTCAAGAAGGGCGACCTTCTGGTGACCATCGATCCCGAGCCCTACGCGGCCACCGTTGAGCGCGCCGAGGCAGAGGTCGCGGCAGCGGAGGCACGGGTCGCCTTGGCGAAGACCGAACTCGAACGCGGCCGTAAACTGGTCACCACAAGCGCCATCCCGCAAAGCGGGGTCGACCAAAGGCTCAGCGCCTATGACGAAGCACAGGCGAATGTCCGCTCGGCAAAGGCGGCGCTGCGTTCGGCGCGCCTGGACTTGCAATATACCGAAGTGCACGCGCCGATCACCGGCCGCGTCGGCAAGCTCGAGGTAACTGCCGGCAACCTCGTGTCGGCCGGCTCCGCCTCACCGGTGCTGACGACGATCGTCTCGATCGACCCGATCTATGCGAGCTTCAACGTGAGCGAGGAAGTGGTCGCGGCCGCCCTTGCAAAGCTCTCCGCTTCCGCCGATGCCGACTCGATCGAGCGCATTCCCGTGCAGATCGGCACGGCCGCCGACGAGGGCACGCCGATTAATGGTCATATCCAGCTCATCAACAATGAGGTGGATGCCACGACCGGCACCATTCGCGTGCGGGCGGCGCTCGACAACGCCGACGGCCGGTTGATTCCCGGGCAATTCGTCCGCATCCGCATCGGCGATCCGGAACCGTCGGAGAAGCTGGTGATCAGCGATCGCGCGATCGGCTCCGACCAGGACAAGAAATTCGTGCTGGTCGTCGGTTCGGACAACAAGGTCGAATACCGGCAGGTGACGCTCGGGCCGACTGCCGACGGTCTGAGGATCGTCGAAACCGGCCTGAAGTCCGGCGAGAGCATCGTCGTCAACGGGCTGCAGCGTGTGCGGCCTGGTGTCGTCGTCGCTCCGCAGCCGGTCGAGCAAGCCACGGCCTCGATCGCAAAGCCATAG
- a CDS encoding DMT family transporter: protein MAWIILLAASAVEIAMGLALKYAEGWTRLMPSVIGVTAALASIYLLTIAMRELPAGTAYVAWTGVGSVGITVLGIVLFGDPVSWLRLVCIAMIIVAVIGLRFLEA from the coding sequence ATGGCGTGGATCATCCTTCTGGCGGCGAGCGCCGTCGAAATCGCCATGGGGCTTGCGCTTAAATATGCCGAAGGCTGGACGCGGCTGATGCCTAGTGTCATCGGCGTGACCGCGGCACTTGCCAGCATTTATCTTCTGACGATCGCGATGCGGGAACTCCCGGCCGGCACCGCTTATGTGGCCTGGACCGGTGTCGGCTCTGTCGGGATCACCGTGCTTGGCATTGTTCTTTTCGGCGATCCGGTTTCCTGGCTCCGCCTCGTCTGCATTGCCATGATCATCGTCGCCGTTATCGGGCTACGGTTTCTCGAAGCTTGA